In Anopheles arabiensis isolate DONGOLA chromosome 2, AaraD3, whole genome shotgun sequence, the genomic window TTGTGCTAGACCGCCAGGCTGAACGGACGcgagttaataaaataatagtaatttcCTCCGTATCGACACTGGAATATTACATATTATTTACCTTAAATTCTTCCATCTCTTTGGACAGTTTTTCAAGCGATGTTTCGttgtgaaagtgaaagaaacGTTGCAGCAGTGTATCGAGTAAATTGCTAATGTAACTGATTAATATATaatcaaaaaagcaaacagaaaccCTTTCCTTTTCCCTTCCCAACGGCCAGCATCCCGTCACACCGTttcattcgcacacacacacttaaggACCGGTAAATCCTTTACCCGGCTGCGAACATCACAAACCCGTCGGTCGGTCGTCAACTCCAACCGGTGTTACCCGAATCGATTTTAAAACAGTCAAATTTTAGCGCTTCATTAAAACGTTGTTCTTTTTCCATTCCCTCTCGCGTTGATCGATCGAACTGCCTCCTGATTCGCCGAACTGCCGCCAGACCTGGAAAAGGGGTGcaaagtttgttgttttaatgcACTCATCTTGCATGGCACGGGGGGTTTTGCTATGCTTTTTTTGCCGTCTCCTAAATaactttgtttgcttttgcgtgtgtgcattTGAACGTTGCACAGGGTTTCTTTCTGCTTTCTTTcgggggttttgtttgtggctgttAATATTTTTCCCATTGCAAGACTCACCTAGTGTCGGTCCCTCCTGGTCGGTACACGAACGTACACGTCCGCTTGCACCTGAGTAAACAAAGCTCAAAGACTGAGTGATAGTTTTGTTTCGATCAAAGCAGGCGGCGGTGATTTGTTAGCAATAGATATGTTGTGCTTTTGCTGCTTCCGGTTAATGTAGGCAGGCTGTGCAGGCTAACGGAAAGGCACCATGTGATTGGATTCAAATTTCATTCCTGCCGTCATTAGGCTTACTtattttgaaatgaatttttggttgttttaaaATTCTCTATAAAAATCTGTTTCTGTAATACTTTCTATAAGAGTACAATTTAAAGCCTCCAGCGAATTCAAATCATCTTCTCAACTCAATCCACCAATATGGGCAAACGAgccggtttttcttttcaattacaCTGAGCACCGGATTAACGCTGACACTTGATGAGGTTTAAAAATCAAAGCGCAAAACCGACCCGAAAAATCGCTTTCAAgcggattttttttcaatgcgcTGACGGTtaaacagcaaagcaaaaaaaggactAAAATTGCACAAAGATAACACGCATCACACGGAAAGGGGGTCGGTTGGGCTtgcgtttttaaaaaaataatcacgATGCAATAGATCCTCTAAACAACGCACCAGCGCCGTGAGCCCTTGCAGCATAAGCGAGATGCGATGCGTTGGCAGATAAATGACGGGGTCGCTGAATGTAACCACGAACCCCGGCAGGAGCCGTATCCTAGGGAGTGTGTGTTGATCGTCATCGCGCCGTCCTCGTCGTCGACACGCTGGATCAACACAGTTGCACCACCGGAACCCGCCCCGGTTTCCCAGTTGCCCCGTGGAACTTAATTGCATTTGAATCGAAGGGTGCTAAAATCCTCTCGGGGCGTATTAACTGTGGCGGTCCTGTGGTGGtctaaaaaatggaaaataggGTAACGGGATTTAAGGGACTGTGTGCGTTTGGGTGTGCATTTGGAGTAGtgtaaattttaataaaaccaCCAATTGAGATTAATATCACCACTTCAGGGGAGGAAAGGTTGatctggttttttttccttcgcccGTTGTGTGTCATTCAACCTTACAATCATAGAAGAGTTTATAGAAGAGGTTTTGCCTCATCGCGATAAATTAAATCCATTGCTTTTGTTGTGACGTTTGATTATGCTCGTCtgcatttttttactttatcttcttttttataaACCTAAATCTAAATTTCAAACCAACGCTGTGCGATTTGTACGGAGATAGTGAGCATACCGTGCCTATTAAACGGTCAGCTGTAATTCAAGTAGCAACCACTGAACTCATTAGAAACTTTAGcgcattaaaataaatatcgtTGCGCACGCAACGTGCATCACAATGTTGTCGAGTAATTTGTTTGTTGACAGACTTCCAACAAACCAATGCATTTGTAACGACCCATCATTGATAGctacgagagagagagcaggagCGCGCGAGGTCGTCATAGCGACGAGAGAAATCTCATCAAGCGCCTCAGCTGACCAGAAGCTGTTCAGGCTAGGTCCGGCCACTTCAGTTACGGCTCAACTGTTATCTCCAGCGCACGCAGGCAACGCGGGCATAGATTATCACAACGCGGCACcaaattcatcatcatcaacacacTTCAAGATATGGCTACGGGCAAGTCTACCCCCGCGATTGAAATCCTACGCTACGATGCGCGCTACCGGGACCAATCGATGGAGGTACTGCGGAAATCATTCTTCCAGCAGGAAATAGTGTGCATCGGATCGGAGGTAAACCTTACCCCACAGGCGCAGAAAGACCTGGAACAGCTGTGTCTCGATGTCGCCGACGGTGGTGTTTCGTTGATAGCGCGGGACACCGACACCGATACGATCGTTGGTGTTTCGTTCAATGTGCTGCAGGTTCGTTGATAATTCTCTTCCAAAAATAATGCGGAAGTAAAACGCAGCAGCTTGTCCATTCCTTTGCAGACCCCGAGCAGCCCGGAAGATGGCAACTACTTTGAGCAGTTCCGGGACACCAAGTGTACGACCGATAGCTCCCGTGCGCTGATGCAGTACATGATCACGATGGACGCGAAGGTGAACCTGTTCGAGCGGTTCCGTGTGGACTGTCTGCTGGAGATTATGTTTCTCGCCACCTTGCCGAGCTACGCCGGCCATGGCATTGCAACCCGGCTTGTCGAGGAATCGGTCCAGCTGGCGAAACAACTCAAGTGTGGGCAGGTAGCGCCAACGGGCGACGATGAGCGGTCGGGTACGGTCGTCGCCAAGCAGCCTCAGCTAGTGTCGGCCCTCTTTACATCCCGAATCTCGCAACGTGTCGGCGAAAAGGTTGGCTTTACGGTGATCAATCAGGTGCCACACGCGGAGTTTGTTTACCGGGGCCAAACGTTCAGCGATCGGGCCGGTCCTGAGCATCCATTTTCAACGCTCGTCGTGAAGCACATATGatgcaagagagaaagaaagaaagagagagtgtgtgtgaggaaaGTGAAAGTGCTAAGACGTGAGGAGTGTGTTCAATGTTTTAGCACTGTGTTGGCCCACTTGTGTGCCCCTTGTAGGGACTTATCTGTGTATGTGATTTCAGTATTGAAGCTGTTTGATTAAATTTGAAGTGGAAAAAAtcgttaaataaattaaaccctccATGCTGTGAAACGTTGCCCTTCTTCAACCAAACACGTGATTGGGAatgagaaagcaaaaaaaaagaacagggGTTTGTTTGAATGCATCGCGCACAGTTGTGTTGGGTGGGTCATCCTACCCACACAATCATAGTCGTTGATTAGCAATCTCTACGTCCGTCCTATCTCCATTCATGATCGTCAATTACATTCTATCGCATGTCAGTTCATTCTGTCGCATCGGCCGTGGCGGTGTGTCCTTCGTTGCTGTAAGAGCTAAACTTGCTTGCTGTTACGAGAACGCATCAAAATGACATCAGCAGTATCATCGAAAGATATCGAGATTATGCGTTATGAAGATCGTTACCAACTGCAATCGCTGGCAGTATTGCGCCAATCGTTCTTCCTACACGAATCGGTGTGCATCGGATCGGAAGTGAACGTTACGCCCCAAGCACAGGATGACCTTGAGCAGCTCTGTGCGGAAGTTCTAGCCGGTGGCGTAACGATGATCGCACGTCACACTCCTACGGACAAGATCCTGGGTGTTGCCTTCAATATACTACAGGTCTGCTACCCTTGTCTGCTTGTGTGCATTCTTTTGCATTTAGGAACGTTGTTGATGTTAATTTTTTCCAGACACCCAAGCATCAGGAAGGTGCCAGCTACTTTGAGCAGTTCCGGGACACCAAATGTACTACCGATAGTTCACGATCGGTACTCAACTACATGATCGCGATGGACGCGAAGGTGAACCTGTTCGAGCAGTACGGTGTGAGTTGCTTCATGGATATCATGTATCTTGCAACGCTTCCGACCTACTCCGGACATGGAATTGCAACGAGGCTTGTGGAACAATCCGTTCAGCTTGCTCGGGATTTGAAGAATGGGACCATCGTGCTAGAATCGAAGGACCAATCCCCGCCAGAACTCATTTCAGCCCTATTCTCGTCGAACATTTCGCAACGTGTCGGAGAGAAGGTGGGCTTTACATTCATCAAAGAAGTGCCTCACTCAGAGTTTATTTTTCGTGGTAAGTCGTTTGCCGATAGAATAGGACCCGAACATCCATCGTCTCAAATAGCTGTGATGGTGATTTGATTCAGAATAGCCAAATCCAATCGGTatgatataaataaataagttaaaGCATTCTTGCATGCggaaaagtgaagaaaaggAGCAGCTTCTTGTGTTCTATTAGGCGCTAATTGAACGATTATCCACTCTCCAACCGCCTTTCAATCGCATTGTGTTGGATTGAAATGTTTCCATTCAAACCCTGAAATGTTTCATGAAACTTTCACATTCCGCTTGTCAAAGCAGCACAGCTGTCACAAATTTGCAACGGGGTGGGGATTGTTTTCCTGCCGTTCCTTTTCGGGAATTTATTCGTAAACATTGCACGGTGCACTCGACGGTGCGATCACGGTATGTAGGTCGTCTCTTTAACACATTTAATTTCCTCTAATATTCCGCTTTTTGTGCTGCGTTTCGTTTCCATCGCACAGAACGTACGCAACACGCCGCGAGCATGCGCTGATGTTCCTGTGGCAACCTGTTTGGACCGTGGACGAGTTAGCAACAAGAAACCATCACCCAAAGCGCCATGGATTGTAGAGAGTAGAAAGCTGTAGTGTATCACGAATCTAGAAGAAGCGCTCGCGACAGCAAGCACCCATCCACACAACAATCCGTTCCGTTCGGAAACAATCACAGCACAACATCGAACTGCCAGCCTCCCTTTTACCCAACACTTGCCCCCCACAAAAACAATGCTACCTCCAGCAACAACCGAGCCGAAGATGATATTCCGCGTGTTTAGCTTTTTCTACTTCCTTTCCCGTCCACTGCTCAAGTGGTTTCTGCACCGGTTCACCAATCTATGCGAGCTGCAGCGCATCTGCTACGGTTGCCCGCCGGGCGCAACGCGCACGAAAAAGGTCCAAATGTCGCTGGAGCTGTCCCGCCGTCTGCCGATCAAGAAGCTGCTCCACATCCTGAACGAGCTGGTCGCCAACGATGTGGAGGACACGTTTCTGCGGCGCGAAATCCAAACGCGCGCCGTCGGGACGGTGCTGCAGGTGAAGAAGATCAACCCGAAGGTGCACATCGACTTTCCGCGCTCGTTCGGCACGTGCGCGGAGCGGATATGGGGCTACAAGCGGCTGTACTTTATGGTGGAGAAGCTGCGCGCCACCCAGTACGACAGCGAGGAGCCGGAGCACGAGGCCAAGCTGATGATGCTGTGGAAGTTGCTGGTGGGCGATGAGATGCAGCTAACCGGCCGCATCACCGACCAGTGGCAGCACATTGGCTTTCAGGTGGGTACTTACCGTGTGCGGGAGCGAAGCTGAACTCTCCAATTAAATGGCCTTCGATTTTAGGGAGACGATCCTTCGACCGACTTTCGTGGCATGGGTGTGCTCGGACTGGACAATCTACTCTTTCTCGCACAGAACTACAACGGCACCGCCCGCCACCTGCTGTCCCACTCGCACCATCCAAAGCACGGGTACTTTTTCGCGATCGTCGGTATCAATCTTACCTCGATGGCGTACCACCTGCTAAAGGCCGGTTCTGCCCGCACACACTTTTACAACCATCCACAGCAGCACCTGACGGTGGACACGTTCCACCAGTTCTACTGCTATCTGTTCTACGAGTTCGACCGGTACTGGGTCGAGTGTAAGCCAAAGAACATTATGGACTTTAACCACATCCAGCGACGGTTCGAGGAGAACATTGTGAAGCTGCTTGCCAACGATGGGTGCTACTTTAAGATGAACCTTTCGGTAGAGGACGTTTAACGTCGTCTCCTCCTTGTCTCTatacacaatcacacaatagcacaaacacatacacacacacacacacacacacacacacacacacacacacacccattttCCCGTATTCCGCTTCCGCGCAATTGAAATGCCTCTTTACCTTTTCCCCCGGGGTTACCCTGTGGTCACCCGGTATCACAGTGTTATTATTAGTGTAACTTTTTTCCGGGGTCCTCTTACACGGTTTGTTGTGTGGtagtattagtttttttttatggttttcCTCAATTGTGATACACAAGTGTttgcgcacaacacacacacacacaatatagACACCCATGCATACGGACACGCAAACGCTAACCAGCTGACGACAAAGTAGGCGAACAAGAAGAAATTGGTAACGAATTGTGGAGTAATGAGAAgaaacacatacagacacacacacacacacatacaccgcaAGTGCAATCTAGTGAGAGAATAAAGTAAAGCTTTTTTAGAATTaattaatataacaaaaatactGTTCCTAAAACGGcataaagaaagaaacgaaacaaataaaaggtAATAAGAAgtccacaacacacacacacacgcgcacctGTAATTAGGAATATTATTCCCACGGGAAACACCGGGCAGCTGAATTTgtcaaatatttattaaatcgATTACTTTTACATTATGTCCTTTTGTTCAATTCTTCCCGTCCTTCCCACCTTCCAGATCGATCGGTTGCCGTTCTTCACCTTTTGTAATGTCCTCTCTGCAGAACGCTTTTTCTGTGCCACTACTTCCACGGTTACCCACTTTCTTTAAGCTTTACAGCACCTACCAGGACAAAAGCCGCTGGAGCAAACTCTACTCTGATTGGATTACTCTGCATTGTGTTAAGAGGTTTTATTTCGCTCAGTAGGCGTGGGAATCATCTTTCTCCCTCTTTCACACCCCAACGTTTGTTTCCTACGTGCGTCCTCGCCGACTACTGTGTACTctattgtattgtttatgaGATTTGGTTTTAAATATCGTAGCTTAAACTTGCAGGTCTCGAAATTTAtttctttgtgtgtatgtgtgttagtgtgtgtctCGTTACTCGCATTGCTAATGCATGCTCTCCTACTACACCACCACCGTACACACATTTGTTTGGCCCTCTCTAATTAGCCGCGAAATAGACTTCGCAAGTGAATGGGTTGGAGAAGGAGTGGTAGAAGAGGGAGGACATACACTTCACTTCGCTCACAAAAATCAGACAAAAATATTGGACCAGAAATCTGGAGAAGGTAGAAAGTTGTACCTAAACATACCACACACACTGATCGTAATAATACACcattcgaaaaacaaaaccaaacaaaaaatgctacaAAACGTCAATAGTAACTAGTGAAATGGATCAAAAAACGACTGCTGCTTCGCACGTGTCACCCGTTGCgccattttgctgtttttctctACATTGTCTACATTCCTTTAGAGAGCTTTTTTTTAGATATTTGCTGCCGTGTTGAGTGTACCTGAGTGTTTACTTTGCCCCATCGTGCATCCTTGCGTCCTTGTAAATGTCGTGCGCTTACTCCCAAAAACAACAGGGACGACCACACCAAAGCATTGCATTGCAACTAAACCCAAAAACTAAATGCCCCCCCTCGCACAAAATAGATACAGAAATAGCAACACCATCCGCTCAAACTTAGGCAATATGTTTCAATATGTCTTGCGTTTTAAAATTCGTTCGTTAATATACCCTATTACAACAAGCCTTCCTCTAACCGCTTGCACGCTACTGCAAACGGGGTCGCGCGTAAAAGTAATTTCCTCTATCTGCAAATACAACACGCCTACCTTGATGCGGGGTGAGATTCTTCACCGTGTGCGATCCTTGTGTTAATAATTCTTTATAGGTGTATATGTACAGCATGGTTTAAATATTGTGCATTTCCATCCCCCCTGTTTTTGTTCAGTAAAACCGATCCCTACGGACTACAGATAGCAGCAGGGATGTAGATATCGATAGATTGTTAGAGAGCATAGAGACAGAGAGTGGAAACAGGACGTTAAGATTTCGTCCTCGACCTATCCGAACTCTATAGAAGGAGATAGAAATATAATCCTGTTTGTGGTTTTACGCCATTTAACCCTAACCAGCAACAGGCTGGTAGTGTTGTAACACACTCTTAAATCCCAACAAACGATCTTCAactctcatcatcatcatcatcatccgtctcatcatcaccatcattatCGTACTCATCATCCTCTTCATCGCCATCGTTCTCATCATCTTCGTCATCgtcactactgctgctgctgttgttgctgctggagctCCCAACCATCGCCGCACCACTGCTCCGGTACTGTGTTAGGGATGAAGACGACGAACCTGCCAGGGCTGACGATCGTccttcaccaacaccaccaccactacgacAGCCCAGTataaaatcgatggaaaaatCTTTGTACTTTTCACCGGTCGCACGTCGCCAGGCCGGGTTCGAGGCGGACAGTTTGCTGACCGCAGCAACACGgcctgctgccgccgctgccgtaCCACCGATCCGCCGGCACTTCCCGTTCGTTTGTATGAATCGATCGATGAAGCTTACCACCTGCGCACACCGTCTTAGTGAGCTGGCGGCCGATGGGAGTGACCGGACATCATCCGatccaccaccactactgccGGCTGAGagggtgctggtggtggtggtggggtggTAGTAATAGCTGCTCCCCGACCGGCCATCGGCCCATCGATCGAGTTCAGCGTTCCGTGGTGATGTTGCAGCTGATGATGTGGATGGGTCGTCGGTCCGTGACCGCTTCCGGTTGGTGGTGGGGACGCTGAacgatgctgctgcagatGGTTCCCGTGCATATACGGATGGGAAGCGTGCTGATggagatgatggtggtgatgttgaGGATGGTGGTgggactgctgttgctgctgctgctgttgatgatgatgatgatggttgctGCTTACGGAGCGAGGAGGtacgtgtgctgctgctgctgcagtgggAGCGGTTCGGATGGAGCTGGAGGTTACTGGAGCCACTCCCACCCGACTCACCAACACTTGAGGCGATGAGGGATGATTTAATTGTGGcataatgctgctgctgctgctgctcgattgttgctgctgttgatgatgatgctgatggttcTGTTGCGAATGTCCTTGCGAAGACGGTGGCAGCGTGGCCGCTGTGCCGGTCACCGATGGGTGAAGATGTAAAGGAGCCTGCGTTGGAGGTAgtggaggaagaggaggaagagaagCTACAGgaggctggtggtggtggtggtgctgttgctggtggtgggaGGGTTGGGAATGGGCATGATGATGCAAATGTTCCTGCTGATGGTGCTCGAGCAAGAGCGGAATCTAGGCGGTTGAAAACAAAATGGCTTTCATTAATGGCCGACGGGTGCCGGCGGCTAGCTTGGTTTGGCGCAGTGCTATTTCAGCTACTTCTAACATGGCTACTAACATCGTCTCGGCGTAATTGGTGTGTAGGCTGTACGTATTATAGAGAGAATTGGGGTTCAACAATCGAGGTGATCCCACACCGACGGAGAGGAAGCGTGTATCATTATTACGAGTCGTTGTACGGTGGTACGGGTTACGGGTATAAGAgagaaacacaacaacaacaacactcacacatggTGGTTTTACTACGTAAAAAAAGATGGAACAATTCGGTTGGTGGATGAACGATGCGATGCCGTGGAGAAGATGGAGCGTAAACGATCGCGATGATGGTGACGACGATGGAGACggatggatgatgatgatgatggtttggtGATGATGAAGAGTATGAGTATGACAAATGACTATGTTTATCCTCCCGGTTATCTtacaaaatgcatttaaacacacaaaaatcgtAATTCAATTTTGAACACCAATCACAAACCATACACGCGAATTGCACCCGAAACGAGTcgtatttctttttgttgctgaAGACGTACCAATCCAACCAATTGggaagtaaaaacaaataagcacacgcacacaacacaaaagtaATGGGAATGATAAATGGCGATTTGGTGGCGGCCGATTGAGTGAATGAAAGAGGTTCGTTCGCGATCATTACTCTACCTGGTGTGCCGTGTTGTAGatcgtttgctgttgttgttcacGCGTCGCCTGATGATATGTTCCCGCTGGTGGACCGACGGTGGAACTATTCAGCCCTGCGCCACCACCGATGGCCGGCGTCGGTCCGTTGCCGGTTGAAATACTGTTgctattgttgctgctgctactgccggtgctgctgttgctaccaGTGGACGATACATTGGCTAGGCCGGAAGATGGTCGCAGCGTGCTCGAACGACCTGTAGTACCGGTGGTGGAAGGGAGAACCGGCTCACCCGAACCAGTGCCCCCCGTTGCCTGCACTTGGACCGTGCTGTTGTTCGCTGAGGACGAATTAGTGGAGGGCGCCCCCCGTGTGgttccaccaccgccaccaccaccagttgCAGTAGTAGCTGATGGGAACGGCTGGCTTGAAGGAGAGTTGCGCCTTCAAGGTGTAGCGGGGAAGAAGAAACGGGACACAGAGAAAACATTGtagagtggtggtggtggaaccaAACAAGTTGGCACTTGCGTAGTCCATTTGCGATTGTACGTGGGTATGTATGTACAGAGGATCGATTACCACCCCAGCCCCCGGTCGATTTCCGATACGGAACAAAAGGGTCTGATCGAATGTGAAACACCGTCTAAACCTAATCAACATAATAAATAGCACCAATTGAATAAAAgcaccaaaaataaaacaaccacaTGAAGCAGAGAGAAAGTAGTTAACCCGTTTGAACCCGTGGAACGAACTATTTACACAGCACAGGATAAGATGATGAGATAAGGTGgcgggcaacaaaaaaatagataaaaattCGGTCAATGGATAGTACAGCTAAcaaccaaaaataaaatcgtGTGCAGGCGATGGAAGATGTGAATGCGCGTGGTGGGTTTAAAAtttgtgtatatattttttcgaattgttttgctgcacgcggggctGCACGTTATCCAATCGCAGTTCATATTAACCCGTGTAGAGCATCCAGATTTGTGTGTCTAGTATTTGCTTTCCACGTTAACACTCTGACACTCGCGGGCCTACCATATCATCATATCGGCTACGCTAATCAGGCCTAACTGGATCGAGGGGATATAGGTGTGCTGATCGATCGCGTGGAGAAATTACCGGCAAGTAATGTGTTCACccgtacgcacacacgcgcgcgcgcccgcttggtgttgttgtggtttgcTGGAGGAGCTTTTATCAAAATTACTGCTTGAAATAGTTATTACTAGTGTGTCGTTTCATGAtgccctttttctttttttgctacacTGCTCTCCAACTTAACGTACTAAAATCGGGGAAGAATGCTTCCCGCACATTTTCGCTAACACTATATCTTGTCTTCCATTCATTGTTTTACGTTTACACAGTTACCACATTTTACTAGCATTCTTTCACTACGACTGTAAATTGTAATGTAATCGGGGGATAAATAAAACCAGCGGGGAGAGGTCGGGGAGGTCGGGAAGGAACGGAAGGAACAACGCGCGTAACAAAAAGCGCGAcacaaacgaacacaaaacacacacaccaaacaatgCGCGCTGTGGTGTTAACCATGAGttgttgttaaatattaattgCCCTTTTACATTTACTGCACTTGTGGTAAAATATTTACCAAATTACAATGATTTtaatcacactcacacacacacacccaaacacgcaCACCCTTACGAATGAAAGCCGtttgcagagagagagaaaaaaacaataataaataaagattCATATTCAGCTGAATACAACACAGATTCAggctgcttgtttgtttgtttgtttgattgtttgagcaaattaatttataaattaaagTATACAATAATTCTACGACTTAGCTTACTTTCACTATACACCAAACGTACAACAGTACATTGAGTGtaacgtgtttgtgtttactaaacactcttctctctcttcttcgcGCCATACAGATACGATCAGTACTGTGGCGCGCGTATGTGTGCATTCcggcagcagtgtgtgtgtgtggtgtaagtGTGTACTTAAAAAGGACACGGCAGTGTCGCACGGAGGAAAGGGACACTATGAGTAATTACTACATACCTATTAAAATCGCTTGCTCCTCACACAAACAGTCTCACACCACTATCCCATCAACGATGATGAGTTAGAAGTGTTTTGTATCGAAAcgtcgaatatttgctacctTACCAACTATGTATAATGCCTTTTTCAGCTGGCTCTTGTCTACATTCTAATTCATACGGTTTTGCTATCCCATATATGTATCTTGCCAGTATCTAGTCCGATCCGATGCAATCGTGTGTAAGAACACGATCGCCCGGTCGCTTTTCAACCTACGATcctatttatgtttatgtatCGTTTTCAGCTTGCTTCCCTGCCTAACATGTCTGGTTTCTGCTAGGTGTAATTGCACATCAACATCGGTTTGCCGCGTTTGCCTTGGACAgtctgcgtgtgtttttgagGAGTGTGGGATGGGGTGCCGCCGATTAGACGTTCAAAAATTCACGTAGATTGTGTTGGGCTTTTCACTGGTAAGCGTACCGATTGAACAATTTGGAAGCGGATCAGTGAACGAGAAGAAAGgagagaaacagaaaaaagaaaatacaaaagaaaagaaagaagaaaaaaaaaacagaagaaagaaTAAATAAGAGGAGacataattttacaaaatatacacacaTTATGCAGCAAATTTGAATGAACATAAGGAAGTAGCGagtttttggggggaaaagtGCTAATGAATGAATTGGATGGCAAGGTATGCACAATGAAAGGTGTTTGTTTAGattacaccaacaaaaaaaatacaatcgtATCTTAAAGGTACTGTGTGCTCTCCCTCAACATATGATGTCGTGCGCATATTACATTACAACTGCTAGAACGTTAGTGTTATTGCATCCCGGGCAGTACGGTTGCGGGACGCGGCTTACCTTATCGATGCACTGTTTGTGGCCGGATGCGAGGAGTTCGTGTGTCGGAAATCGATACCATTCTCCTGGGGCAGACCACCACCGCTCGCATTACTCCCCACCACGGACCCAAAGTGGCCGGCCGGACCCTGCTGGCCGGGTTGCTGCTGGTTCGGTCCGTGCTGCCCCCTGCTAGATCGGTTCGACACTGCCGACGCGTTGGTGATTACATTGGCATCGATTGGCCCATTGCCGTGGATGTTGTTGAATTGCCCTGTTTGCCGGATCGGAAAACACAGTATTTAGCTAGAGCTTAAAGTGGCTTAACATCACAACC contains:
- the LOC120898307 gene encoding uncharacterized protein LOC120898307, with translation MATGKSTPAIEILRYDARYRDQSMEVLRKSFFQQEIVCIGSEVNLTPQAQKDLEQLCLDVADGGVSLIARDTDTDTIVGVSFNVLQTPSSPEDGNYFEQFRDTKCTTDSSRALMQYMITMDAKVNLFERFRVDCLLEIMFLATLPSYAGHGIATRLVEESVQLAKQLKCGQVAPTGDDERSGTVVAKQPQLVSALFTSRISQRVGEKVGFTVINQVPHAEFVYRGQTFSDRAGPEHPFSTLVVKHI
- the LOC120898306 gene encoding ELMO domain-containing protein 2, yielding MLPPATTEPKMIFRVFSFFYFLSRPLLKWFLHRFTNLCELQRICYGCPPGATRTKKVQMSLELSRRLPIKKLLHILNELVANDVEDTFLRREIQTRAVGTVLQVKKINPKVHIDFPRSFGTCAERIWGYKRLYFMVEKLRATQYDSEEPEHEAKLMMLWKLLVGDEMQLTGRITDQWQHIGFQGDDPSTDFRGMGVLGLDNLLFLAQNYNGTARHLLSHSHHPKHGYFFAIVGINLTSMAYHLLKAGSARTHFYNHPQQHLTVDTFHQFYCYLFYEFDRYWVECKPKNIMDFNHIQRRFEENIVKLLANDGCYFKMNLSVEDV
- the LOC120898308 gene encoding uncharacterized protein LOC120898308; amino-acid sequence: MTSAVSSKDIEIMRYEDRYQLQSLAVLRQSFFLHESVCIGSEVNVTPQAQDDLEQLCAEVLAGGVTMIARHTPTDKILGVAFNILQTPKHQEGASYFEQFRDTKCTTDSSRSVLNYMIAMDAKVNLFEQYGVSCFMDIMYLATLPTYSGHGIATRLVEQSVQLARDLKNGTIVLESKDQSPPELISALFSSNISQRVGEKVGFTFIKEVPHSEFIFRGKSFADRIGPEHPSSQIAVMVI